The Canis aureus isolate CA01 chromosome 9, VMU_Caureus_v.1.0, whole genome shotgun sequence genome has a segment encoding these proteins:
- the NKX2-8 gene encoding homeobox protein Nkx-2.8 — translation MATSGRLSFTVRSLLDLPEQDAQHLRRREPELGAPGPGPCAAWLESERGHYPSSDESSPETSPPDSSQRPSARPASPGSDAEKRKKRRVLFSKAQTLELERRFRQQRYLSAPEREQLARLLRLTPTQVKIWFQNHRYKLKRARAPGAPGAMEPPDLAAPAELRAAPGLLRRVVVPVLVRDGQPCGSGDVSAASVRDKSGASTAAACPVPGYAAFAPCSALGLFPAYQHLAPPALVSWNW, via the exons ATGGCCACCTCCGGGCGCCTCAGTTTCACCGTGCGCAGCCTCCTGGATTTACCCGAGCAGGACGCACAGCACCTGCGGAGGCGTGAGCCGGAGCTGGGCGCTCCCGGGCCCGGCCCCTGCGCCGCCTGGTTGGAGTCCGAGCGCGGCCACTACCCCT CCTCGGACGAGAGCAGCCCGGAGACCAGCCCGCCCGACTCGTCGCAGCGGCCGTCCGCTCGGCCGGCGTCTCCCGGCTCAGACGCGGAAAAGAGGAAGAAGCGTCGGGTGCTGTTCTCCAAGGCGCAAACGCTGGAGTTGGAGCGACGCTTTCGGCAGCAGCGCTACCTGTCCGCGCCCGAGCGCGAGCAGCTGGCGCGCCTGCTTCGCCTCACGCCCACACAGGTCAAAATCTGGTTCCAGAACCATCGCTACAAGCTGAAGCGCGCGCGCGCCCCGGGCGCGCCGGGGGCGATGGAGCCGCCTGACCTCGCAGCCCCCGCCGAGCTGCGCGCTGCCCCGGGCCTGCTGCGCCGCGTGGTGGTCCCCGTGCTGGTGCGCGACGGTCAGCCCTGCGGCAGCGGCGACGTGAGCGCGGCCTCCGTCCGGGACAAGAGCGGCGCGTCCACGGCTGCCGCCTGCCCCGTGCCGGGCTACGCCGCCTTCGCGCCCTGCTCGGCGCTCGGCCTCTTCCCCGCCTACCAGCACTTGGCGCCCCCGGCCCTGGTGTCCTGGAACTGGTGA